One Nitrospirota bacterium genomic window, ATCGTTCCAAATGTAGGTCTTTAGGTTGATTGACTCTGGCCATTCCCTTGGATATATTTGACTTAGTTCGTACCGAAGTTTCAGCGTAAGCTTCCCTGTCAAGTAGACAGTTTAAAAGTAGAGTTTCCGGTGTAGTTTTTCAGACATTCATCCGGCGTCAGACTCCCGAGGGAGTCATGGGGACGGTGCTCATTGTAGTCGATCATCCACCAGTACGTAGCTT contains:
- a CDS encoding integrase core domain-containing protein → ATYWWMIDYNEHRPHDSLGSLTPDECLKNYTGNSTFKLST